In Xiphias gladius isolate SHS-SW01 ecotype Sanya breed wild chromosome 6, ASM1685928v1, whole genome shotgun sequence, a single genomic region encodes these proteins:
- the ncanb gene encoding neurocan core protein isoform X2: MQGVLPVCGLQPLLALLLLQTAGCGVTNADTVVNMRKVTHQTISEELSKTVLLPCLFTLRPSASSSHEPPRIKWTKVWGQRGSDGLQKEQSVLVAKDSVVKVKKAFQGRVTLPGYNVNRYNASLALTGLRSSDSGLYRCEVVVGISDEQDTVPLEVTGVLFHYRAPHDRYALSFTDAKRVCVENSAVIATPGQLQATFADGYDNCDAGWLSDQTVRYPIQSPRPGCYGDREDSPGVRNYGNRSRDELFDVYCFAKQLQGEVFHSTVQEKLSLATASTHCHSLGAQLATVGQLYLAWQAGLDQCDPGWLADGSVRYPINVPRKNCGGDEPGVRTVYNNPNRTGFPDTTALFDAYCYRAHQPAGVQAAEAQALHQTINPAAQALSSITEAEQSSLFPKTSTWTGMVDLDKAGVHSIAAINNSSEISEEHVVIHLRPEEGWKEGLDGPRSSQLSQEETDGPKTSNTLGLSDLESLESHGGSAHEEDDGGYFVSDTPTSSSIASSTHQPHTSNSVLVDFVNTLMRPFRYWTGGEQGEETEKGPSAPEENARENQTQIEASSRNLSIPKASRNKGSMDNAIMEHRSGSFSFKAPTSGLQSPVEGLSEQEKEVMPLIRLVPAVQNTGQSNTSTQSSEQAWSTSADNPLSTVNEFTPSSPNERSRPREHVNISSPLGPRGGPAYAPTPSSQFRWAIKSMRGSKLGPPGHVAYVGKRPTWEPMEAKAGPLEVMTLPTSLRQDNLENYSGEGKDQDREDATTPSGARTALEEEREIEGSGEGSNFPDGFGMKVNNLESSGVKPSPETESSLSQSELVTVAEHTTLSQWQLVEQPTTPPQGSQEPDTTEEARGEILYIHRPTDNLSSASSHRGEGSSNSGFTPVLRKHSKGTRREEVVSFTPEALMEVLTTSEVTTPELLTTRDTQRTDPTTTATNTEKSSHSPSTEEPSVSVPWVQEEKEKTTSPPNLQKDQATPAPSVGSQTTTGVIQFTTLASDSKVGTTEMESRSVGSRWTPVKGLSQKTEEHKAKEMIDNKDTNNPFGILAPNWAFGLIPSVENNPCQTNPCLHGGSCLQEGDGYSCYCPQGFSGESCEIGLRIQS; encoded by the exons ATGCAGGGCGTACTGCCCGTGTGTGGACTGCAGCCCCTGCTGGCCCTCCTTCTGCTTCAGACTGCGGGCTGTG GCGTAACCAATGCCGACACTGTGGTGAATATGCGGAAAGTGACCCATCAGACCATAAGCGAGGAGCTGTCTAAAACTGTTCTCCTCCCCTGCCTCTTCACCCTCCGCCCTAGTGCCAGTTCATCCCATGAACCCCCCAGGATCAAGTGGACCAAAGTCTGGGGCCAAAGAGGCTCTGACGGCCTGCAGAAAGAACAGTCGGTCCTGGTGGCCAAAGACAGTGTGGTCAAG gtGAAGAAGGCTTTCCAGGGTCGTGTAACGCTGCCTGGTTACAACGTCAACCGCTACAATGCCAGTCTTGCTCTGACCGGGCTGCGTTCCAGTGACTCTGGTCTGTACCGCTGTGAGGTTGTGGTGGGCATCAGTGACGAGCAGGACACAGTTCCCCTGGAGGTCACAG GTGTGTTATTTCACTATCGGGCCCCTCATGATCGCTACGCCCTGTCCTTCACTGACGCCAAGCGGGTTTGTGTGGAGAACTCGGCAGTTATTGCAACACCAGGCCAGCTGCAGGCTACCTTCGCAGATGGCTATGACAACTGTGATGCTGGCTGGCTGTCCGACCAGACTGTACG GTATCCCATCCAGTCGCCTCGGCCTGGTTGCTATGGCGACCGTGAGGACTCACCTGGAGTCCGTAACTACGGCAATAGGTCCCGCGATGAGCTGTTTGATGTTTACTGCTTTGCTAAGCAGCTTCAAG GCGAGGTCTTCCACTCCACAGTACAAGAGAAGCTGAGCCTGGCCACAGCCTCCACCCACTGCCACTCCCTGGGAGCCCAGCTGGCTACCGTCGGGCAGCTCTACCTTGCCTGGCAGGCCGGTCTAGACCAGTGTGATCCTGGCTGGCTGGCGGATGGCAGTGTCCGCTACCCCATCAATGTCCCACGGAAGAACTGCGGTGGAGATGAGCCCGGGGTGCGGACCGTCTACAACAACCCCAACCGCACCGGCTTCCCCGACACCACAGCCCTGTTCGACGCCTACTGTTACCGAG CCCACCAGCCAGCAGGGGTCCAGGCTGCAGAGGCACAGGCTTTACACCAGACCATCAACCCAGCAGCACAGGCCCTTTCCTCAATCACTGAAGCCGAGCAGAGTTCCCTTTTTCCCAAGACTTCCACTTGGACTGGCATGGTCGACTTGGACAAAGCAGGAGTGCACTCCATTGCTGCAATCAACAACTCCTCTGAGATCTCTGAGGAGCACGTAGTCATCCACTTAAGGCCTGAGGAGGGCTGGAAAGAAGGGCTGGATGGCCCTAGAAGCAGCCAACTCAGCCAGGAGGAGACTGATGGCCCAAAAACCAGCAACACCCTGGGCCTTTCTGACCTTGAGAGCCTGGAGAGTCATGGAGGTTCTGCCCATGAGGAAGACGATGGCGGTTATTTTGTATCTGACACCCCAACATCGTCCTCCATAGCTTCTTCAACTCACCAGCCTCATACCAGTAACAGTGTGTTGGTCGACTTTGTGAACACTCTTATGAGACCCTTTAGGTACTGGACTGGAGGCGAGCAGggtgaagagacagagaagggacCTTCAGCTCCGGAGGAAAACGCAAGAGAGAACCAGACCCAGATTGAAGCATCCAGCAGAAACCTGAGTATACCCAAAGCCAGCAGAAACAAGGGCAGCATGGACAATGCCATCATGGAGCACAGGAGTGGTAGTTTTTCCTTCAAGGCTCCCACCAGTGGACTACAGAGTCCAGTGGAAGGTCTATCTGAGCAGGAGAAAGAGGTGATGCCATTGATTAGATTAGTGCCTGCAGTCCAAAACACAGGGCAAAGCAACACCAGCACACAGTCATCAGAGCAAGCCTGGAGCACGTCTGCTGACAACCCTCTGTCCACTGTTAATG AATTCACTCCATCAAGTCCCAATGAGAGATCCCGTCCCAGAGAACATGTCAACATATCCAGTCCCCTGGGTCCCAGAGGTGGCCCAGCCTATGCTCCCACACCCAGCAGCCAGTTCCGGTGGGCCATCAAGTCCATGCGAGGCTCTAAACTAGGCCCCCCTGGACACGTGGCCTATGTGGGTAAACGTCCCACCTGGGAGCCCATGGAAGCCAAAGCAGGGCCCCTCGAGGTGATGACCCTTCCAACTTCCCTCCGGCAGGACAACCTAGAAAATTATTCAGGCGAGGGCAAGGACCAGGACAGAGAAGACGCTACCACTCCATCAGGTGCTAGAACTGCgttggaggaggagagggagatagaggggAGTGGAGAGGGCAGCAACTTTCCTGATGGGTTTGGAATGAAAGTCAACAACTTGGAGAGCAGTGGTGTCAAACCGAGTCCTGAAACAGAGTCTTCACTCAGCCAGAGTGAGCTTGTGACTGTGGCTGAGCACACTACTCTGTCCCAGTGGCAGCTCGTGGAACAGCCCACCACCCCACCTCAGGGCTCCCAGGAGCCTGACACAACAGAGGAGGCCAGGGGGGAGATCCTCTACATTCACCGCCCTACTGACAACCTCTCTTCTGCTTCTTCACACAGAGGAGAGGGTAGCTCAAATTCAGGATTTACTCCTGTTTTAAGGAAGCACAGCAAAGGCACAAGAAGAGAGGAGGTGGTGAGTTTCACACCCGAAGCCTTGATGGAGGTGCTGACAACCTCTGAGGTGACCACACCAGAGCTTCTGACGaccagagacacacagaggacagaTCCTACCACCACAGCAACCAACACAGAAAAATCCTCCCACAGCCCCTCCACAGAGGAGCCATCTGTGTCTGTTCCATGGGTtcaggaggaaaaggagaaaacaacaaGTCCACCCAACCTGCAGAAGGATCAAGCTACTCCAGCACCCAGTGTGGGATCTCAAACGACTACGGGAGTCATTCAGTTTACCACCCTTGCATCCGACTCTAAAGTTGGCACCACAGAAATGGAATCCAGGTCTGTAGGAAGTCGTTGGACACCTGTCAAAGGCTTAAGccaaaaaacagaggaacacaAAGCCAAGGAGATGATtgacaacaaagacacaaacaaccCTTTTGGCATTCTCGCACCCAACTGGGCCTTTGGTCTCATCCCATCAG